A genome region from Nocardiopsis exhalans includes the following:
- a CDS encoding DUF6542 domain-containing protein — protein sequence MPPRKSDGPEPGQAPYFVRSNGRRREVPSADRTARSHPNTDRTARSHPNAAGAAGSAGAASWTPPRLTGRGGVLLIVVFSFAGTMLAHLTATPAAPGLAFTLACLITAAVVRPSDLLSLSVSPPIAYFVAVVAAESLLALGNEGFARVLILGLASRLAEVAPWLFLGTALVLVISVFRGLPGNLRDLGDELNGRK from the coding sequence ATGCCCCCGCGCAAGTCGGACGGTCCGGAGCCCGGACAGGCCCCGTACTTCGTGCGGTCCAACGGTCGCCGCCGGGAGGTGCCGAGCGCGGACAGGACGGCGCGCAGTCACCCCAACACGGACAGGACAGCACGCAGTCACCCGAACGCGGCCGGAGCCGCCGGGTCAGCTGGGGCCGCCAGTTGGACCCCACCACGCCTGACCGGGCGCGGCGGGGTCCTGCTGATCGTGGTGTTCAGCTTCGCCGGAACGATGCTCGCCCACCTGACGGCCACTCCGGCCGCCCCGGGCCTGGCCTTCACCCTCGCCTGTCTGATCACCGCGGCCGTGGTCCGCCCCAGCGACCTGCTGTCGCTCTCGGTGAGCCCGCCCATCGCCTACTTCGTCGCCGTGGTCGCCGCCGAGAGCCTCCTGGCCCTGGGCAACGAGGGGTTCGCCCGGGTCCTCATCCTGGGCCTGGCCTCCCGCCTGGCCGAGGTCGCGCCGTGGCTGTTCCTCGGCACGGCGCTGGTACTGGTCATCTCGGTCTTCCGCGGCCTGCCCGGCAACCTGCGCGATCTCGGCGACGAACTCAACGGCCGCAAGTAG
- the xseA gene encoding exodeoxyribonuclease VII large subunit → MGMESSAESPQPVRAVLQAVGGWIDRLGAIWVEGQIAELNSRGRMSYMTLRDPVANASIRVLCETSVLRRQEPAPGPGDRVVMHAKPDFYQLKGTFSLRAREIRHVGIGELLARLEQLRRTLTAEGVFDPARKRALPFLPNTVGLICGRDSAAERDVLENSRRRWPAVRFEVRQVAVQGDRATREVTEALHDLDSHPEVDVIVIARGGGSMEDLLPFSDEALVRAVAAAATPVVSAIGHEQDAPLLDHVADVRASTPTDAAKRTVPDVGEQLEIIRQLRDRGRRVIKGGVDREFTWLASVRSRPVLADPVRETERLTEQVLELRDRARRSLTISLDRATEGLGHTEARLHALSPATTLARGYAIVQREDGSVVRSAVEPAVGETLRLRFAEDGLRATVDSLDGTVEPEDPGDPEKSEAAESAPAKPKRTKSGAAKSGAAKSGGAKSPAARKKPAADSATTDATGTTDTTEGE, encoded by the coding sequence ATGGGCATGGAGAGTTCCGCGGAATCACCGCAACCGGTCAGGGCCGTACTCCAAGCGGTCGGCGGTTGGATCGACCGGCTGGGCGCGATCTGGGTCGAGGGGCAGATCGCCGAGCTCAACTCGCGCGGCCGCATGTCCTACATGACCCTGCGCGACCCGGTCGCCAACGCTTCCATCCGCGTGCTCTGCGAGACCTCGGTCCTGCGCCGCCAGGAACCGGCTCCGGGTCCGGGCGATCGCGTGGTCATGCACGCCAAACCCGACTTCTACCAGCTCAAGGGCACCTTCTCGCTGCGGGCCCGGGAGATCCGGCACGTCGGTATCGGTGAACTGCTGGCCCGCCTGGAGCAGCTGCGGCGCACCCTGACCGCCGAGGGCGTCTTCGACCCGGCCCGCAAGCGCGCGCTGCCGTTCCTGCCCAACACCGTCGGTCTCATCTGCGGGCGTGACTCCGCCGCCGAACGCGACGTGCTGGAGAACAGCCGCCGCCGCTGGCCCGCCGTGCGTTTCGAGGTCCGTCAGGTGGCGGTCCAGGGCGACCGCGCCACCCGCGAGGTGACCGAGGCGCTGCACGACCTGGACTCGCACCCCGAGGTCGACGTCATCGTGATCGCCCGGGGCGGTGGTTCCATGGAGGACCTGCTGCCCTTCTCCGACGAAGCCCTGGTCCGCGCCGTTGCGGCCGCGGCCACTCCGGTGGTCAGCGCGATCGGCCACGAACAGGACGCGCCTCTGCTGGACCACGTGGCGGACGTGCGGGCCTCCACCCCCACCGACGCCGCCAAGCGCACCGTCCCGGACGTGGGCGAGCAGCTGGAGATCATCCGCCAGCTCCGCGACCGCGGCCGCCGGGTCATCAAGGGTGGTGTGGACCGGGAGTTCACCTGGCTGGCGAGCGTGCGCTCCCGCCCGGTCCTGGCCGACCCGGTCCGGGAGACCGAACGCCTCACCGAACAGGTCCTGGAACTGCGTGATCGCGCCCGCCGGAGTCTGACGATCTCGCTGGACCGCGCCACGGAGGGACTCGGCCACACCGAGGCCCGCCTGCACGCCCTGTCCCCGGCCACCACGCTGGCGCGCGGCTACGCGATCGTGCAGCGCGAGGACGGCTCCGTCGTCCGCTCCGCCGTCGAACCCGCGGTGGGCGAGACCCTGCGCCTGCGCTTCGCCGAGGACGGCCTGCGCGCCACGGTCGACTCCCTGGACGGCACCGTCGAGCCGGAGGACCCGGGGGACCCGGAGAAATCCGAGGCGGCGGAGTCCGCACCCGCCAAACCCAAACGCACCAAATCCGGAGCCGCGAAGTCCGGAGCCGCGAAGTCCGGGGGCGCCAAGTCCCCGGCCGCCAGGAAGAAGCCCGCCGCGGACAGCGCCACAACGGATGCCACCGGCACGACGGACACCACAGAGGGGGAGTAG
- a CDS encoding exodeoxyribonuclease VII small subunit, producing the protein MAEQTEAPELSYEESREELNNVVRRLESGGLTLQESLALWERGEELARICERWLEGARAKLAAAMDERRADEPQDSDAPF; encoded by the coding sequence ATGGCCGAGCAGACCGAGGCCCCGGAACTGAGCTACGAGGAGAGCCGGGAGGAGCTGAACAACGTCGTCCGCAGACTGGAGTCGGGCGGTCTCACCCTCCAGGAGTCCCTGGCCCTGTGGGAGCGCGGTGAGGAGCTGGCCCGCATCTGCGAGCGCTGGCTCGAGGGTGCCCGCGCCAAGCTGGCCGCCGCCATGGACGAACGCCGCGCCGACGAGCCCCAGGACTCCGACGCACCCTTCTGA
- a CDS encoding DUF4245 domain-containing protein, protein MSSYSRANATFKNYAISLGILVGILLVMSFVVSSRSGEHIPSVEFRPDIEVLRDAADYPVTAPSEDLPEGWVPTSSTLDTTGPVEWSLGFATPQDSHARLIQSDGDPDTVVSSNTKDAEPVGTVMVGDQEWEHLESEDWGALVLREEDRTLIIAGSTSVDEFAVLAESLETFPLRDTEDSEEDSDESSAEEPESDANPDEDAAPDPDA, encoded by the coding sequence ATGAGTTCATACAGCCGGGCCAACGCCACCTTCAAGAACTACGCCATCTCCCTCGGGATCCTCGTGGGGATCCTTCTGGTGATGTCGTTCGTGGTCTCCTCGCGATCGGGCGAACACATTCCCAGTGTGGAGTTCCGACCGGACATCGAGGTGCTCAGGGACGCCGCCGACTACCCGGTCACGGCCCCCTCCGAAGACCTTCCGGAGGGCTGGGTCCCCACCAGCTCCACCCTGGACACCACCGGCCCGGTCGAGTGGTCCCTCGGTTTCGCCACCCCGCAGGACAGCCACGCGAGGCTGATCCAGAGCGACGGCGACCCCGACACCGTGGTGAGTAGTAACACCAAGGACGCCGAGCCGGTGGGCACCGTGATGGTCGGCGACCAGGAGTGGGAGCACCTGGAGTCCGAGGACTGGGGCGCCCTGGTTCTGCGCGAGGAAGACCGGACCCTGATCATCGCGGGCAGCACCAGCGTCGACGAGTTCGCCGTCCTGGCCGAGAGTCTGGAGACCTTCCCCCTCCGCGACACGGAGGACTCGGAAGAGGACTCGGACGAAAGCTCGGCCGAAGAGCCGGAATCGGACGCGAACCCCGACGAAGACGCGGCCCCGGACCCGGACGCCTAG
- a CDS encoding 4-hydroxy-3-methylbut-2-enyl diphosphate reductase, which translates to MTATTTATNQRRVLLANPRGYCAGVDRAVITVEKALEQYGAPIYVRKQIVHNTHVVRTLEERGAIFVEETEEVPEGAIVIFSAHGVSPAVHEQAAERQLKTIDATCPLVTKVHKEAQRFAKEDRDIVLIGHIGHEEVEGTSGHAPEHIQIVESPDEVDKVKVRDPNNVSWLSQTTLSVDETNQTVDALQKKFPNLLAPPSNDICYATSNRQDAVKAMAPECELVIVVGSDNSSNSVRLVEVALDAGADASYLIDNATLMDEAWLEGVTTVGVTSGASVPDILVRELLDKLAGHGFGSVSPVTTADETLTFSLPKELRRDLRAE; encoded by the coding sequence ATGACTGCGACGACGACTGCCACGAACCAACGCCGTGTGCTACTCGCCAACCCCCGGGGATACTGCGCCGGTGTCGACCGAGCGGTCATCACCGTCGAGAAGGCCCTGGAGCAGTACGGCGCCCCGATCTACGTGCGCAAGCAGATCGTGCACAACACGCACGTCGTGCGCACCCTCGAGGAGCGCGGCGCGATCTTCGTGGAGGAGACCGAGGAGGTGCCCGAGGGTGCCATCGTCATCTTCTCCGCGCACGGGGTCTCCCCGGCCGTCCACGAGCAGGCCGCCGAGCGTCAGCTCAAGACCATCGACGCCACCTGTCCGCTGGTCACCAAGGTGCACAAGGAAGCCCAGCGCTTCGCCAAGGAAGACCGCGACATCGTCCTCATCGGCCACATCGGCCACGAGGAGGTCGAGGGCACCAGCGGCCACGCCCCCGAGCACATCCAGATCGTGGAGAGCCCGGACGAAGTCGACAAGGTCAAGGTCCGGGACCCGAACAACGTCTCCTGGCTGTCCCAGACCACCCTCTCGGTGGACGAGACCAACCAGACGGTGGACGCTCTCCAGAAGAAGTTCCCGAACCTGCTCGCCCCGCCCAGCAACGACATCTGCTACGCCACGTCCAACCGCCAGGACGCCGTCAAGGCGATGGCACCCGAGTGCGAACTCGTGATCGTGGTCGGCTCCGACAACTCCTCGAACTCCGTGCGCCTGGTCGAGGTCGCCCTGGACGCCGGAGCGGACGCCTCGTACCTGATCGACAACGCCACCCTCATGGACGAGGCCTGGCTCGAGGGCGTCACCACGGTGGGCGTGACCAGCGGCGCCTCCGTGCCCGACATCCTGGTGCGGGAGCTGCTCGACAAGCTGGCGGGCCACGGCTTCGGCTCGGTCAGCCCGGTGACGACCGCCGACGAGACCCTCACCTTCTCGCTGCCCAAGGAGCTCCGCCGCGACCTGCGCGCCGAGTGA
- a CDS encoding FkbM family methyltransferase, whose translation MVQDQLRALVHRYPFVRFATRQLRAHLPRRFGGLDPDRVPPRNRSVRLDLPRPADGRREVGPDSLTLQFPGYLTVPRRLAGSGLARHEPDSLASFMAMLDHTRPGAVLDIGAGVGVYSILAAARTRRPVFAFEPTPEIASAARAVSSSANLGFTVVDLALSNHNGSGHLRRALHNDMCNRLVHTTRTGLAHITVRTSTLSRWNETAATFPTVVKIDTAGTEPDVVAGGLEVLRRYRPWVLTKVRPDLGVEERLMALIDPLDYLWFPISGDPPYEARPEISGRASPAWERMWMLAPEEPPNGFWESVAVWRGALAACQGSPR comes from the coding sequence GTGGTCCAAGACCAGCTACGCGCGCTCGTACACCGGTACCCGTTCGTGCGCTTCGCCACCCGGCAGCTCCGCGCCCACCTCCCCAGACGCTTCGGCGGGCTGGACCCGGACCGGGTTCCGCCGCGCAACCGCAGCGTCCGGCTGGACCTGCCCCGACCCGCGGACGGCCGACGCGAGGTCGGCCCGGACTCGCTCACCCTCCAGTTCCCCGGCTACCTCACCGTCCCCCGCCGCCTGGCCGGCTCCGGGCTGGCCAGGCACGAACCCGACAGCCTCGCCAGCTTCATGGCGATGCTCGACCACACCCGTCCCGGGGCGGTCCTCGACATCGGCGCGGGGGTGGGGGTGTACTCGATACTGGCCGCCGCGCGCACCCGCCGCCCCGTCTTCGCCTTCGAACCCACCCCGGAGATCGCCTCGGCCGCGCGCGCCGTCTCCTCCTCCGCCAACCTCGGCTTCACCGTCGTCGACCTGGCCCTGAGCAACCACAACGGCTCCGGGCACCTGCGCCGCGCCCTGCACAACGACATGTGCAACCGGTTGGTCCACACGACCCGGACGGGGCTCGCGCACATCACCGTGCGCACGAGCACCCTGTCCCGCTGGAACGAGACCGCGGCGACCTTCCCGACCGTGGTCAAGATCGACACCGCCGGAACCGAACCGGACGTGGTCGCCGGCGGACTGGAGGTCCTGCGTCGCTACCGCCCCTGGGTCCTGACCAAGGTGCGCCCCGACCTGGGCGTGGAGGAACGCCTGATGGCGCTCATCGACCCACTGGACTACCTGTGGTTCCCGATCAGCGGCGACCCGCCCTACGAGGCGCGCCCGGAGATCTCCGGTCGGGCCTCGCCCGCCTGGGAGCGGATGTGGATGCTCGCCCCGGAGGAGCCGCCGAACGGGTTCTGGGAGTCGGTCGCCGTGTGGCGCGGCGCCCTGGCGGCCTGCCAGGGATCACCCCGCTGA
- the glpX gene encoding class II fructose-bisphosphatase, whose translation MSQSSSPSAQPSAPDRNLALELVRVTETAALAAARWVGKGDKLGADGAAVRGMRHMISTVSMNGTVVIGEGEKDNAPMLYNGERVGDGGGTEWDVAVDPIDGTTLTAMGMPNAIAVIAMSPRNTMFDPSAVFYMEKLATGPEAADVVDIAASPAENIRAVARAKGKSPQDVTVVILDRPRHKQLVQDVRDAGARIKFISDGDVAGAIMAARPGTGVDLMLGIGGTPEGIITACAMKCLGGVIQGRLWPKDDEERQKALDAGHDLDRVLSTDDLVSSDDVFFAATGITDGELVGGVRYESTGVTTDSLVMRGRSGTVRQVRSEHRLSKLSAYSGVDLTSAPE comes from the coding sequence ATGTCGCAGTCCAGTAGCCCGTCCGCGCAGCCCTCGGCGCCCGACCGTAACCTCGCGCTGGAACTGGTCCGCGTCACCGAGACCGCCGCGCTCGCCGCGGCCCGTTGGGTCGGCAAGGGCGACAAGCTCGGCGCCGACGGTGCCGCGGTACGAGGCATGCGCCACATGATCAGCACCGTGTCGATGAACGGCACCGTGGTGATCGGCGAGGGCGAGAAGGACAACGCCCCCATGCTCTACAACGGCGAGCGCGTCGGTGACGGCGGCGGCACCGAATGGGACGTCGCGGTCGACCCGATCGACGGCACCACCCTGACCGCCATGGGCATGCCCAACGCCATCGCCGTGATCGCGATGAGCCCGCGCAACACCATGTTCGACCCCTCCGCGGTGTTCTACATGGAGAAGCTGGCCACCGGCCCCGAGGCGGCCGACGTGGTGGACATCGCCGCCTCCCCCGCGGAGAACATCCGCGCCGTGGCCCGCGCCAAGGGCAAGTCCCCGCAGGACGTCACGGTGGTGATCCTGGACCGTCCGCGCCACAAGCAGCTGGTCCAGGACGTGCGCGACGCGGGCGCCCGGATCAAGTTCATCAGCGACGGTGACGTCGCGGGCGCCATCATGGCGGCCCGCCCCGGCACCGGCGTCGACCTGATGCTGGGCATCGGCGGCACCCCCGAGGGCATCATCACCGCCTGCGCGATGAAGTGTCTGGGCGGTGTCATCCAGGGCCGCCTGTGGCCCAAGGACGACGAGGAGCGCCAGAAGGCCCTCGACGCCGGCCACGATCTGGACCGCGTGCTGAGCACCGACGACCTCGTCTCCTCGGACGACGTGTTCTTCGCCGCGACCGGCATCACCGACGGCGAGCTGGTCGGCGGGGTCCGCTACGAGTCCACCGGTGTGACCACCGACTCACTCGTGATGCGCGGCCGCAGCGGCACCGTGCGCCAGGTCCGCAGCGAGCACCGCCTGAGCAAGCTGTCGGCCTACAGCGGCGTGGACCTCACCTCCGCCCCGGAGTAA
- a CDS encoding DNA recombination protein RmuC, whose protein sequence is MDALALVLVLLIGLAVGAAVGWMLARGRDAEARADARAAQERADYVEEQLADRFRALSAQALDQTNQRFLELAEGRLRAVSAEAGGDLDERRRAVERMVEPLTATLNRVETQLREVDAGRAAAHAELAKQVEYVREGSERLRDQTQSLVTALRRPEARGRWGELQLRRVAELAGMAAYCDFEEQAVAGAQRPDMVVRLAGGKNIVVDSKVPLAAYLDAVETGEGPEATERLRAHARHLRTHVDQLAAKTYWAAFSPAPEFVVLFIPGEAFLAPALEHDSELLEYAMERRVHIATPTTLISLLRTAQYAWQQEALSDNAREVFDLGKQLHARLSTLGGHVEGLGRALNRTVGAYNQTVGSLESRVLVTARRFGELGLVDSDLDRLSGVTERPRTVAAPELADSSPGLGVTPGPDTPTGFDVTSGLDVGSEAGVASGPAGPTAPESDMSGVGVADTADFGGIRHGSNSGNGSTQKEPRSTNHGE, encoded by the coding sequence ATGGACGCCCTCGCACTCGTACTCGTACTCCTCATCGGTCTGGCCGTCGGCGCCGCGGTGGGATGGATGCTCGCCCGCGGCCGTGACGCCGAGGCCCGCGCGGACGCCCGGGCCGCGCAGGAGCGCGCGGACTACGTGGAGGAGCAGCTCGCGGACCGGTTCCGTGCGCTGTCCGCCCAGGCCCTGGACCAGACCAACCAGCGTTTCCTCGAACTCGCCGAGGGGCGGCTGCGCGCGGTCAGCGCCGAGGCCGGCGGAGACCTGGACGAGCGGCGGCGCGCCGTGGAGCGGATGGTGGAGCCGCTGACCGCGACCCTGAACCGGGTGGAGACGCAGCTGCGCGAAGTGGACGCCGGTCGGGCCGCCGCCCACGCCGAACTGGCCAAGCAGGTCGAGTACGTGCGCGAGGGTTCGGAGCGGCTGCGGGACCAGACGCAGTCACTGGTGACGGCGCTGCGCAGGCCCGAGGCGCGCGGCCGGTGGGGTGAGCTCCAGCTGCGCAGGGTCGCTGAACTGGCCGGGATGGCCGCGTACTGCGATTTCGAGGAGCAGGCGGTGGCCGGGGCGCAGCGACCGGACATGGTGGTGCGGCTGGCGGGCGGCAAGAACATCGTCGTGGACTCCAAGGTGCCGCTGGCCGCGTACCTGGACGCGGTGGAGACCGGGGAGGGCCCGGAGGCGACGGAGCGGCTGCGCGCGCACGCCAGGCACCTGCGCACCCACGTGGACCAGTTGGCGGCGAAGACGTACTGGGCGGCGTTCAGCCCGGCGCCGGAGTTCGTGGTGCTGTTCATCCCGGGCGAGGCGTTCCTGGCCCCGGCGCTGGAGCACGACTCGGAGCTGCTGGAGTACGCGATGGAGCGGCGGGTGCACATCGCGACGCCGACGACCCTGATCTCCCTGCTGCGGACGGCGCAGTACGCGTGGCAGCAGGAGGCGCTGAGCGACAACGCCCGTGAGGTGTTCGACCTGGGCAAACAGCTGCACGCGCGGCTGTCGACGCTCGGCGGGCACGTGGAGGGGCTCGGCCGCGCGCTCAACCGCACGGTGGGCGCCTACAACCAGACCGTGGGGTCGCTGGAGAGCCGGGTACTGGTGACCGCTCGGCGGTTCGGTGAGCTGGGCCTGGTGGACAGCGACCTGGACCGGCTCTCAGGGGTGACGGAGCGGCCGCGTACGGTGGCGGCACCGGAGCTCGCGGACTCCTCCCCCGGACTCGGCGTCACCCCGGGGCCCGACACCCCAACGGGGTTCGACGTCACCTCGGGGCTCGATGTCGGCTCGGAGGCCGGTGTCGCCTCGGGACCTGCGGGGCCAACCGCGCCCGAGTCGGACATGTCGGGTGTGGGCGTCGCGGACACGGCTGATTTCGGCGGTATTCGGCATGGGAGTAACAGCGGCAACGGATCGACCCAAAAAGAACCCAGGAGCACCAACCACGGAGAGTGA
- a CDS encoding TetR/AcrR family transcriptional regulator produces MDKTDKPARVSPRGAATRSALLKAAAQVFRTVGFAKAGVSEVVSVAGASVGSLYHHFTGKADLYIALYEEFQHRQQERTHQAVRDARAEGESDPTRLMNIAAHAYLLGCIEERETARLFFSGDGPPGFDYQLRSRLTQWTDRNVALFRKADEPVDEALLIVVSGSMLLAVAEVVRRDDADAHRLADDITGLLTELEPRNRLRN; encoded by the coding sequence GTGGACAAGACGGACAAGCCCGCGCGGGTCTCGCCGCGCGGCGCGGCCACCCGCAGTGCCCTGCTGAAGGCCGCGGCCCAGGTGTTTCGCACCGTGGGTTTCGCCAAGGCCGGGGTGAGCGAGGTCGTCTCGGTCGCCGGGGCCAGTGTCGGCAGCCTCTACCACCACTTCACCGGCAAGGCGGATCTGTACATCGCCCTGTACGAGGAGTTCCAGCACCGGCAGCAGGAGCGCACCCACCAGGCGGTCCGCGACGCGCGAGCCGAAGGTGAGAGCGATCCCACACGGCTGATGAACATCGCGGCGCACGCCTACCTCCTCGGCTGCATCGAGGAGCGGGAGACCGCGCGACTGTTCTTCAGCGGCGACGGGCCGCCCGGCTTCGACTATCAACTGCGCTCCCGGCTCACCCAGTGGACCGACCGCAACGTGGCGCTGTTCCGCAAGGCGGACGAGCCCGTGGACGAGGCGCTGCTGATCGTGGTGAGCGGTTCCATGCTCCTGGCCGTCGCCGAGGTCGTCCGCCGCGACGACGCCGACGCCCACCGCCTCGCTGACGACATCACCGGCCTGCTCACCGAACTCGAACCCCGTAACCGCCTGCGGAACTAG
- a CDS encoding DUF3352 domain-containing protein: MSYPDPPQQPQWQQPQQPGQGFTQPQGPGQPHFAPPQQPGGQYTGGQYTGGQYTGGQYPGQQYTGGQPPQGPGASMGPGGPGQPPYGGQYSGGQVPPPGGGRKWLIPAAAGVALVVMGGTIWAAASLVNFSGPQPESVLPGNSVAFAKVDLDIDGSQIIDLLRFAGKLPDELTEDTAELDEDTSGAFAEMFSDAFDVNLRRTEEWIGNKVGLAVWPTGDSEAAVAGDTAMALALSVEDAAAAEEQFVELRDSDDVYFEMVDDFVVFTEGEAGINDYNDQMSEHGDLESDDTYSSDLGNVPRGSIALAWTDLGELGQMSGISDELSRELGTSGDSLDGRMTASVRVDGDYLEARMDIFGFEVENEDVSWLAGSAGSGLDAMGGLPADTVMAFGGSGLDESLRTAWEDDELPFLNAGDRTEMEDFFNSVGAPLPDGFTSLLGTSTAFGLTDFDPDSFNWEPSFEYRAVDGEERAVEGFLDEAFGSPYSALPMPSVSSDGDTVVVSNGRGGSGRLGEDDVFQQTMQNLDEAVLAGYFDLRQVLSRDQVDSPDQWGAVGLGMSVLDEGQRAVIELRWSPSGG, translated from the coding sequence ATGTCCTACCCAGATCCCCCGCAGCAGCCCCAGTGGCAGCAGCCGCAACAGCCTGGCCAGGGGTTCACTCAGCCGCAGGGGCCCGGTCAGCCGCACTTCGCCCCGCCACAGCAGCCGGGCGGCCAGTACACCGGGGGCCAGTACACCGGGGGTCAGTACACCGGCGGTCAGTACCCGGGGCAGCAGTACACCGGTGGCCAGCCGCCGCAGGGCCCGGGCGCCTCCATGGGGCCCGGCGGCCCCGGCCAGCCGCCCTACGGCGGCCAGTACTCCGGCGGACAGGTCCCGCCGCCCGGGGGCGGTCGCAAGTGGCTGATCCCGGCGGCCGCCGGTGTGGCCCTGGTGGTCATGGGCGGAACCATCTGGGCGGCCGCGTCGCTGGTCAACTTCAGCGGCCCGCAGCCCGAGTCGGTCCTGCCCGGAAACTCCGTGGCCTTCGCCAAGGTCGACCTGGACATCGACGGCTCCCAGATCATCGACCTGCTGCGGTTCGCCGGCAAGCTCCCGGACGAGCTCACCGAGGACACCGCTGAGCTGGATGAGGACACCTCCGGCGCCTTCGCCGAGATGTTCTCGGACGCCTTCGACGTCAACCTGCGCCGGACCGAGGAGTGGATCGGCAACAAGGTCGGCCTGGCCGTCTGGCCCACCGGCGACTCCGAGGCCGCGGTCGCGGGCGACACGGCCATGGCGCTGGCACTGTCCGTCGAGGACGCCGCGGCGGCAGAGGAGCAGTTCGTGGAGCTCCGCGACAGCGACGACGTGTACTTCGAGATGGTCGACGACTTCGTGGTCTTCACCGAGGGTGAGGCCGGGATCAACGACTACAACGACCAGATGTCGGAGCACGGCGACCTGGAGAGCGACGACACCTACAGCAGCGACCTCGGCAACGTGCCCAGGGGCAGCATCGCACTGGCCTGGACGGACCTGGGCGAACTCGGTCAGATGTCCGGGATCAGCGACGAGCTCTCCCGCGAACTCGGGACCTCCGGCGACTCCCTCGACGGCCGGATGACCGCCTCGGTACGGGTGGACGGCGACTACCTCGAGGCCCGGATGGACATCTTCGGCTTCGAGGTGGAGAACGAGGACGTGTCCTGGTTGGCCGGCTCCGCGGGTTCGGGTCTGGACGCCATGGGGGGTCTACCCGCCGACACCGTGATGGCCTTCGGCGGCAGCGGTCTGGACGAGTCCCTGCGTACCGCGTGGGAGGACGACGAACTCCCGTTCCTCAACGCTGGCGACCGCACCGAGATGGAGGACTTCTTCAACTCCGTCGGCGCCCCGCTGCCGGACGGCTTCACCTCGCTCCTGGGTACCTCCACGGCCTTCGGTCTGACCGACTTCGACCCGGACTCCTTCAACTGGGAGCCGTCCTTCGAGTACCGGGCGGTCGACGGCGAGGAGCGCGCGGTCGAGGGCTTCCTGGACGAGGCCTTCGGCAGCCCTTACTCAGCTCTCCCGATGCCCAGCGTCAGCTCGGACGGCGACACGGTGGTGGTCTCCAACGGCCGGGGCGGCTCGGGCCGACTGGGTGAGGACGACGTCTTCCAGCAGACCATGCAGAACCTGGACGAGGCGGTGCTGGCCGGATACTTCGACCTGCGCCAGGTGCTGAGCCGGGACCAGGTGGACTCCCCCGACCAGTGGGGCGCGGTCGGTCTGGGCATGAGCGTCCTCGACGAGGGCCAGCGGGCCGTCATCGAACTGCGTTGGTCGCCCAGCGGCGGCTGA